In Paenibacillus sp. 1781tsa1, one DNA window encodes the following:
- a CDS encoding MFS transporter: protein MSGAMSWPFLRLYILVLLYFSANAILNVIIPLQGEFLGASGTTIGLIMGAYMFTTMFFRPWAGRIIQKHGPIKILRLILIINGFALILYTFTGLGGYLVARILQGVSTAFFSMALQIGIIDALPEKDRSQGISYYSLFSYIPGIVGPVLALGIWQAGGMDYFTVVLIGIAVCTGVFGYTAKMEPNKEQPAENLSVQNVSMWESFAQLVKNPYLFRCSVLMLAASVVFGAITTFIPLYASQVPNGNAGVYLMLQAGTVVLARIMLRKRIPSDGSWHSPFMMGTMCLLAVAAQCVSFAVTGGVVFFYVGAVFMGIGQAILYPTLTTYLSFVLPKLNRNVLIGLFIAMADLGISLGGVIMGPVADFSSYSFMYMMCAILGAVMIVFAYERRRHVTGTSVS, encoded by the coding sequence GTGAGTGGAGCGATGTCTTGGCCTTTTCTGCGCTTGTACATATTGGTTCTTCTATATTTTAGCGCCAATGCCATTCTTAACGTGATCATCCCATTGCAAGGGGAGTTCTTGGGCGCCAGCGGTACAACGATCGGACTGATCATGGGCGCTTATATGTTCACAACGATGTTTTTCAGACCCTGGGCAGGTCGGATTATTCAAAAGCACGGACCAATCAAAATATTGCGTCTGATTCTGATTATCAATGGATTTGCGCTGATTTTATATACCTTTACGGGACTCGGCGGTTATTTGGTTGCTCGTATTTTGCAGGGTGTATCAACAGCATTCTTTTCTATGGCTTTGCAGATTGGCATTATTGATGCCCTTCCGGAGAAAGATCGCTCTCAGGGGATTTCGTATTATTCGCTGTTCAGTTATATTCCGGGAATCGTGGGACCAGTGCTCGCTTTAGGGATATGGCAGGCGGGAGGCATGGATTATTTTACAGTGGTTCTGATCGGCATTGCCGTCTGTACGGGCGTCTTCGGATACACCGCCAAAATGGAACCAAACAAGGAGCAACCTGCTGAGAACCTTTCGGTGCAGAACGTGAGTATGTGGGAATCCTTTGCTCAGTTGGTGAAGAATCCATATTTATTTCGTTGCAGTGTGTTAATGCTTGCTGCTTCCGTTGTATTTGGTGCAATTACCACTTTTATTCCGCTCTATGCGAGCCAAGTACCAAACGGGAATGCCGGCGTCTATCTGATGCTTCAGGCAGGAACGGTGGTGCTGGCTCGAATTATGCTTCGAAAAAGGATTCCTTCTGATGGCAGTTGGCATTCTCCTTTCATGATGGGCACCATGTGTCTGCTCGCCGTAGCTGCGCAGTGCGTCAGTTTTGCCGTGACAGGCGGGGTGGTCTTTTTCTATGTGGGTGCTGTATTCATGGGAATCGGTCAGGCGATCCTGTATCCGACACTCACGACCTATTTATCTTTTGTGTTGCCTAAGCTGAATCGGAATGTCCTGATCGGGTTATTTATCGCGATGGCGGATCTGGGTATTTCTCTGGGTGGTGTGATTATGGGACCGGTCGCTGACTTCTCTTCCTATTCATTTATGTACATGATGTGTGCTATCCTAGGAGCGGTAATGATCGTTTTTGCCTATGAGCGGCGGAGACACGTTACAGGTACATCTGTGAGTTGA
- a CDS encoding MFS transporter gives MTATSNGKLNPVSFSFIRFYMLAFLFFAANSALTIILPLRSEAAGLNQAEIGLMMGAYMFTCMLLRPFAAQLLGKHGPLRVMQWLLLLHAGTLLLFVVFGVETYLWLRALQGVATAFFSMTMQAGIVEKLEDKDRAQGLSMYTLFTMVPSLVIPILAIQIWENASDLAFTLLMIGLAALPLLIGYNVDLPRSTVQNKSYTLGDMLRSFGGIWRSTPLLISSVVMLFASCVFGATATFLPLYMVSTGTASAGVFLTIQGLVVILCRFILRKKIPSDGSWNTWLMAGLMLCAALGTQLLSLMEIIGSLVYLSAVFSGFALALLYPTLTTYLSFVLPADSRYVLMGIFMSSYDLGFSLGGLAMGLIVQVSSYSTMFMICTLLSIAAMVLVLVFRQRMEAGNKVRSVAAS, from the coding sequence ATGACGGCAACATCCAATGGGAAATTAAATCCGGTATCTTTTTCTTTTATCCGGTTTTATATGCTGGCCTTCTTATTTTTTGCAGCAAATTCGGCTTTGACGATTATTCTGCCCCTGAGAAGCGAGGCCGCAGGATTGAACCAGGCCGAAATTGGTCTGATGATGGGGGCATATATGTTCACCTGTATGCTCTTGAGACCTTTTGCAGCACAGTTGCTGGGTAAGCATGGGCCACTTCGAGTGATGCAATGGTTATTGCTTTTGCATGCCGGGACGTTGCTGCTGTTTGTTGTTTTTGGTGTGGAGACGTATCTGTGGTTGCGGGCCTTGCAAGGGGTGGCTACGGCCTTTTTCTCCATGACGATGCAGGCAGGCATTGTGGAAAAGCTGGAGGACAAAGACCGGGCACAAGGGCTGTCCATGTACACTCTGTTTACGATGGTTCCTTCTCTGGTCATTCCGATCCTCGCCATACAAATCTGGGAAAATGCCAGTGATCTGGCGTTTACGCTGCTGATGATCGGTCTGGCGGCTCTGCCACTTCTGATCGGATACAATGTGGATCTGCCGCGGAGTACGGTGCAGAACAAATCGTATACCTTGGGCGATATGCTGCGTTCGTTCGGCGGCATCTGGCGCAGTACGCCACTACTGATCAGCAGTGTGGTGATGCTGTTTGCTTCCTGCGTTTTTGGGGCCACAGCGACCTTCCTTCCCTTGTATATGGTATCCACAGGAACGGCAAGTGCAGGCGTATTTCTGACGATACAGGGATTGGTTGTGATCCTGTGCAGGTTTATTTTGCGTAAAAAAATTCCGTCCGACGGTAGCTGGAATACCTGGCTGATGGCAGGATTAATGCTGTGTGCTGCACTGGGAACCCAGTTGCTCAGCTTAATGGAGATCATCGGGTCATTGGTGTATCTTTCCGCGGTGTTCAGCGGCTTTGCCCTGGCACTGTTGTACCCGACATTAACCACATACTTGTCTTTTGTGCTGCCTGCGGATTCCAGATATGTACTCATGGGCATCTTCATGTCCTCGTATGACCTCGGATTCTCTCTGGGTGGACTAGCAATGGGGCTTATTGTGCAGGTGAGTTCATATTCGACTATGTTCATGATCTGTACGTTGCTGTCTATTGCAGCGATGGTTCTGGTGCTGGTGTTCAGGCAACGGATGGAAGCGGGCAATAAGGTCAGATCTGTGGCAGCAAGCTGA
- a CDS encoding ABC transporter ATP-binding protein, giving the protein MNIVEVEHLKVWDTNTRKVIIHNSSFEVKQGSCMAIVGESGSGKSVTCRAIMRLNKPWIRQSGTMLFQGEDLNQLSEPEMRRKRGKHLCMILQNGMSAFDPSCVIGVHLRETLQQHFGWNTREIERKIINAMDSVMLRHPREILNQYPHQLSGGMLQRIMIALALVLEPDLIIADEPTTALDTISQYEVVEQLIQLRERMGCSMMFISHDLGVVQKIADDVMVMKDGEIVERGSMHSVLTEPKHAYTQYLVSTRLELSNHFKALMQGDS; this is encoded by the coding sequence ATGAATATAGTCGAGGTTGAACATTTGAAAGTATGGGATACCAATACACGCAAAGTGATCATTCATAACAGTTCATTCGAAGTTAAGCAGGGAAGCTGTATGGCCATCGTGGGGGAAAGTGGTAGCGGGAAGTCCGTTACGTGCAGGGCTATTATGCGACTGAACAAGCCATGGATTCGCCAATCGGGCACAATGTTATTTCAAGGAGAAGACTTGAACCAGCTTTCTGAACCGGAGATGCGGCGTAAGCGAGGCAAGCATCTGTGTATGATTTTACAGAATGGCATGAGTGCATTTGATCCTTCTTGTGTCATTGGTGTGCATCTCCGGGAGACACTTCAGCAGCATTTTGGCTGGAACACCCGCGAGATTGAACGAAAAATCATCAATGCTATGGATAGCGTCATGCTCAGACATCCGCGCGAGATTCTGAATCAATACCCACATCAACTGTCCGGTGGAATGCTGCAGCGAATCATGATTGCACTGGCATTGGTGCTTGAGCCCGATCTGATTATTGCGGATGAGCCGACAACAGCGCTGGATACGATCTCCCAATATGAAGTGGTGGAGCAATTGATTCAATTACGCGAACGCATGGGCTGTTCCATGATGTTCATCTCCCATGATCTCGGCGTCGTGCAGAAGATTGCAGATGACGTGATGGTCATGAAGGACGGAGAGATCGTAGAGCGCGGCAGCATGCATTCTGTTTTGACAGAGCCGAAGCATGCCTATACGCAGTATCTGGTCTCTACCCGACTGGAGCTGAGCAATCATTTTAAGGCGTTGATGCAGGGGGACTCGTAG
- a CDS encoding ABC transporter ATP-binding protein: MLKVEGIEKSYNQGGLFSKYKQQVLKQVTFECQHGECLGIIGESGSGKSTLGRLILGIERPDHGTISLDGKDVQDRRVRMGNISAVFQNYTSSINPFLTVEAAIMEPLQAQQKLRKDQGNSEKVDLLLSQVGLDPSYRSKYPHELSGGEAQRVCIARAISTAPKCIVFDEAISSLDVSVQIQVLQLLKELKEIYKLSYVFITHDIQAAAYICDRVIIFREGQVVEIVPTKQLKDVQSDYAKRLLKHLIPF, from the coding sequence ATGCTAAAGGTGGAAGGTATTGAAAAATCATATAACCAAGGCGGACTGTTCTCCAAGTACAAACAACAAGTTTTGAAACAGGTTACCTTTGAATGCCAGCATGGCGAATGTCTGGGCATCATCGGTGAAAGCGGAAGCGGCAAATCGACGTTGGGCCGTCTGATTCTAGGTATTGAACGACCAGATCATGGAACGATCTCGCTGGATGGTAAAGACGTACAGGATCGACGTGTACGGATGGGTAACATCAGCGCCGTTTTTCAAAATTATACGTCCTCTATCAATCCGTTTCTTACCGTGGAAGCTGCCATTATGGAACCCCTGCAAGCGCAGCAAAAGCTGCGAAAGGATCAGGGTAACTCAGAGAAGGTGGATCTGTTGCTGAGCCAAGTTGGACTGGACCCTTCCTATAGATCCAAATATCCGCATGAACTATCGGGCGGGGAGGCTCAGAGAGTGTGCATTGCCAGGGCCATCTCCACCGCCCCTAAATGCATTGTGTTTGATGAAGCGATCAGCTCACTGGACGTATCTGTTCAGATTCAGGTGTTGCAATTGTTGAAAGAGCTGAAAGAAATCTACAAGCTGAGCTATGTTTTTATCACGCATGATATACAGGCGGCAGCTTATATCTGTGACAGGGTAATCATTTTCAGAGAGGGACAGGTTGTAGAAATCGTTCCGACCAAGCAACTTAAGGACGTACAGTCCGATTATGCGAAGCGATTATTGAAGCATTTAATACCATTTTAG
- the nikA gene encoding nickel ABC transporter substrate-binding protein, translating to MKKGLTFTSILLLVSAIALLAGCGQSPKEKEGAQTQSVNSQVQTELIYASAKDINDMNPHLYTGSMPAQGMLYESLVENTPDGIKPLLAESWDISEDGKIYTFHLRQDVKFHDGEPFNAEAVKQNIDAVQANAEKHAWIKLSTKITNVKVIDEYTIELTLSEAYYPALVELSMTRPYVFISPKDFKDGGTKDGVSGFHGTGPYKLTAHKVEENATFEANEDYWDGAPAIQKITSKVLPAGETTFLALQKGEINFVFTDDRGADSIDVEAMDQLAESGDYQVVRSEAMNTSMIVANSSRENSPVQETAVREALWFAIDRETISKDIFNGTQTVADTLFSTNVNYAKVDLKKRQYDPEMAKKLLDQAGWTLTDGEGVRTKNGQPLAMKLYYDSNSSSQKIQAELIQYSMKELGVQLEIMGEESTSIANRRATGEYDLLFNQTWGLAYDPQSTIAAFTSDSAYKHTTSGIAQADELYKKIDAVMVSTDEASRQSLYADIMKIVHDEAVFIPITNGRVTVVAPENLDGISFKQTQYELPFEQMNFK from the coding sequence GTGAAAAAGGGTCTTACTTTTACATCCATACTATTGCTGGTGTCTGCCATTGCGCTGCTCGCCGGATGCGGACAGAGCCCGAAAGAGAAAGAGGGCGCACAAACCCAGTCCGTTAATAGCCAGGTACAAACAGAACTCATCTATGCTTCTGCCAAAGATATTAATGATATGAACCCCCATCTATACACGGGTTCCATGCCTGCACAAGGGATGCTATACGAGTCTCTGGTGGAAAACACACCTGACGGAATCAAGCCATTGCTGGCGGAATCATGGGATATCTCGGAGGATGGCAAGATATATACCTTTCATCTGCGACAAGATGTGAAATTCCATGATGGAGAGCCGTTCAACGCAGAGGCGGTTAAACAAAATATCGATGCAGTACAGGCGAATGCCGAAAAACACGCTTGGATCAAGCTGTCTACCAAAATCACGAATGTGAAGGTTATCGATGAGTACACAATAGAGCTGACACTGTCAGAAGCTTATTATCCGGCTCTGGTGGAACTGTCCATGACAAGACCTTACGTCTTCATATCCCCCAAGGATTTCAAGGATGGAGGCACCAAAGACGGAGTAAGTGGTTTCCACGGCACAGGACCTTACAAGCTTACTGCTCATAAAGTTGAAGAGAATGCCACGTTTGAAGCTAATGAAGACTATTGGGATGGTGCGCCTGCAATCCAGAAAATCACATCCAAGGTTCTTCCGGCAGGCGAAACAACATTCCTGGCATTACAAAAGGGAGAAATCAACTTTGTGTTCACCGATGACCGGGGAGCAGACAGCATTGATGTCGAGGCTATGGACCAATTGGCTGAATCCGGTGATTATCAAGTGGTCCGAAGTGAAGCGATGAATACGAGTATGATTGTTGCCAACAGCAGTCGAGAGAATAGTCCGGTTCAGGAAACGGCAGTTCGGGAAGCGCTTTGGTTTGCCATTGATCGGGAAACGATCAGTAAAGATATTTTTAATGGCACACAAACCGTAGCGGACACGCTATTTTCAACCAATGTTAATTACGCCAAGGTAGACCTGAAGAAACGGCAATATGATCCGGAAATGGCTAAAAAGCTTCTGGACCAAGCTGGCTGGACATTGACAGACGGTGAAGGGGTGAGAACGAAGAACGGTCAGCCTTTAGCCATGAAACTATACTATGACAGCAACTCGTCCTCACAGAAAATACAGGCTGAATTGATCCAGTATTCGATGAAAGAATTGGGTGTGCAGCTTGAGATTATGGGCGAAGAGTCCACTTCGATCGCGAATCGGAGAGCAACCGGGGAATATGATCTGCTCTTTAATCAAACCTGGGGACTGGCTTATGATCCTCAGAGTACCATTGCGGCATTTACGTCCGATTCGGCATACAAGCATACGACAAGCGGAATTGCCCAAGCAGATGAATTGTATAAGAAAATCGATGCGGTCATGGTTTCCACGGATGAGGCTTCACGCCAATCCCTGTATGCCGACATTATGAAGATCGTCCATGATGAAGCAGTTTTCATCCCAATTACCAATGGACGTGTCACCGTAGTCGCTCCCGAGAATCTCGATGGAATCTCATTCAAGCAGACTCAATATGAACTACCTTTTGAACAAATGAATTTTAAATAG
- the opp1B gene encoding nickel/cobalt ABC transporter permease: MGSYIVKRILLTVPLLIIISFITFVLINLSPLDPAVVVLQAQEVPQITDELIAQTNKALGFDQPFMIQYVNWIMAVVQLDFGNSYVSGEPVWSLMGPAFMNTLKLTLVSSVFIIALSILLGVICAMREGKLLDRSVRGVSFFLTAMPSYWLAAMMIWYFSVKLDLLPTSGMDSYRSYILPVIVITVSYTGIYFRTVRSSMLSNMNEDYVLYARASGLSEKKVTLHILRNSLQVAVSIFCMAIPIVLGSTVVIENVFAWPGLGRLSVKSILSRDFPIIQAYVLMLAVTFVLFNTLSDIINAAMNPRLRKEF; the protein is encoded by the coding sequence ATGGGAAGTTATATCGTCAAAAGGATTCTGTTAACCGTCCCTTTACTGATTATCATTTCATTTATAACGTTTGTTCTGATTAATCTATCTCCCTTGGACCCGGCGGTTGTTGTGTTACAGGCACAGGAAGTTCCGCAGATTACTGATGAATTAATTGCCCAGACCAACAAGGCATTGGGATTCGATCAGCCATTCATGATCCAGTATGTGAACTGGATCATGGCTGTTGTGCAGCTGGACTTTGGCAACTCTTATGTATCTGGTGAACCTGTATGGTCATTGATGGGGCCTGCTTTTATGAACACATTGAAGTTAACACTTGTCTCATCGGTATTCATTATTGCGCTGTCCATTCTGCTGGGTGTGATCTGTGCCATGAGAGAAGGTAAGCTGCTGGATCGATCGGTCAGAGGCGTATCATTTTTCCTTACCGCCATGCCATCCTACTGGCTTGCAGCCATGATGATCTGGTATTTTTCCGTCAAGCTGGACCTGCTGCCTACCAGCGGCATGGATTCGTATCGAAGCTACATTCTACCGGTGATCGTGATCACGGTGAGTTATACGGGCATTTACTTCCGAACGGTTCGAAGTTCCATGCTGAGCAATATGAATGAGGACTATGTGTTATATGCAAGGGCAAGCGGTCTGAGTGAGAAGAAAGTTACCCTGCATATTCTGAGAAATTCATTACAGGTGGCCGTGTCCATCTTTTGCATGGCGATCCCGATCGTGCTGGGCAGTACGGTGGTCATCGAAAATGTGTTTGCCTGGCCGGGGCTCGGGAGACTCAGCGTGAAATCCATTTTAAGCAGGGATTTTCCGATTATTCAGGCGTATGTTCTGATGTTGGCTGTCACCTTTGTCTTGTTTAATACGTTATCCGACATCATTAATGCGGCGATGAATCCCCGTTTGAGAAAGGAATTCTGA
- the opp1C gene encoding nickel/cobalt ABC transporter permease: MRILINLSKDKLAMTSLVVIMVTIMAGMLAPLIAPHDPGQVNMKLRYASSSWEYLLGNDHLGRCVLSRLIYGIRPSVLWVLVALSLSVLIGAIVGFVAGYFKGKVDAWIMRVCDIMLSFPGYVMTLAVVGILGAGLENILIAFVWMKWAWFARVIRTSVMQFSDMDYVKFAKASGTPNLRIITKHIVPVTFADIAVIASGSMCSMMLQISGLSFLGLGIQAPHAEWGMMLNEAREVMFSRPELMLAPGLAIVVVVSAFNFLSDALQVALDPKLMTSQGKSDKSYESEVRKTAYEYSRG, encoded by the coding sequence ATGCGAATACTGATAAATCTGAGCAAAGACAAACTGGCCATGACCTCTTTGGTGGTGATTATGGTCACGATCATGGCGGGGATGTTGGCTCCGCTTATTGCGCCGCATGACCCTGGCCAAGTGAATATGAAGCTTCGTTATGCCTCCTCGTCCTGGGAGTATCTATTAGGCAATGATCATCTGGGCAGATGTGTATTATCCCGGCTTATCTATGGCATCCGTCCAAGTGTGTTATGGGTTCTGGTTGCGCTCAGTCTATCTGTTCTGATCGGGGCTATTGTTGGATTTGTCGCGGGTTACTTTAAGGGGAAAGTGGATGCGTGGATCATGAGGGTCTGTGATATCATGCTGTCTTTTCCCGGATACGTGATGACACTGGCGGTGGTTGGCATTTTGGGTGCAGGACTGGAGAATATTTTGATTGCCTTTGTGTGGATGAAATGGGCCTGGTTTGCCCGCGTTATTCGCACATCTGTGATGCAGTTCTCCGATATGGATTATGTAAAATTCGCCAAAGCCTCCGGCACACCCAATCTGAGAATTATAACCAAACATATTGTTCCGGTTACCTTTGCCGATATTGCCGTCATTGCCAGTGGCTCCATGTGTTCAATGATGTTGCAGATCTCCGGCCTTTCCTTTCTGGGGCTTGGCATTCAGGCTCCGCATGCGGAATGGGGGATGATGTTGAATGAGGCGAGGGAAGTCATGTTCTCCAGACCTGAATTGATGTTGGCACCGGGCCTGGCTATTGTGGTGGTCGTGTCTGCTTTTAATTTTCTATCGGATGCGCTTCAAGTGGCTCTGGACCCCAAATTGATGACCTCTCAAGGTAAGTCTGACAAGTCTTACGAAAGTGAGGTGAGAAAGACGGCTTATGAATATAGTCGAGGTTGA